The following are from one region of the Amycolatopsis lurida genome:
- a CDS encoding ABC transporter permease, protein MTTAEKPGSIVWRRRREAVAKRWHEFTTNKAGVFGLVFLGVITLLAILAPVISDESGLDVTKAEGTSLDPPSGEFWLGTDIDGRSVLLMTFWGARISLLTGFSAALLSVLIGTIVGIAAAHLRGWVSGLLLRFTDFFLVLPSLVLAVALASVLEQGAMTVIIAIGVTAWPSTARLVRAQTLTIEGRPYIERAKALGGGHLHIVGKHVLPGVMPLVLANTTLVVGNAVIADATLAFLGVGNPNTISWGTMLQTALNNGAISKGAWWNLLPPGVAIVVVVLAFTLVGRALETVLNPRLKGQHS, encoded by the coding sequence ATGACCACAGCGGAGAAACCCGGTTCGATCGTCTGGCGCCGCCGCCGTGAGGCCGTGGCGAAGCGCTGGCACGAGTTCACGACGAACAAGGCGGGCGTGTTCGGGCTCGTCTTCCTGGGCGTCATCACGCTGTTGGCCATCCTCGCACCGGTGATCTCGGACGAGTCCGGTCTCGACGTCACCAAGGCCGAAGGCACCTCCCTGGATCCACCCAGCGGGGAGTTCTGGCTGGGCACCGACATCGACGGCCGTTCGGTTCTGCTGATGACGTTCTGGGGAGCGCGGATCTCGCTGCTCACCGGCTTCTCGGCGGCACTCCTCTCCGTGCTCATCGGCACGATCGTCGGGATCGCGGCCGCGCACCTCCGAGGCTGGGTGTCCGGGCTGCTGCTGCGGTTCACGGACTTCTTCCTGGTGCTGCCGTCGCTCGTGCTCGCCGTGGCGCTGGCCTCGGTGCTGGAGCAGGGCGCGATGACGGTGATCATCGCCATCGGCGTCACCGCCTGGCCGAGTACCGCGCGCCTGGTCCGTGCGCAGACGCTGACGATCGAAGGCCGTCCGTACATCGAGCGCGCGAAGGCGCTCGGTGGCGGCCACCTGCACATCGTCGGCAAACACGTCCTGCCCGGTGTCATGCCGCTCGTGCTGGCCAACACCACGCTCGTCGTGGGCAACGCGGTCATCGCGGACGCGACACTGGCCTTCCTCGGCGTCGGCAACCCGAACACCATTTCGTGGGGCACCATGCTGCAGACCGCCTTGAACAACGGCGCGATCAGCAAGGGTGCCTGGTGGAACCTGCTGCCGCCGGGTGTCGCGATCGTCGTGGTCGTTCTCGCTTTCACCCTCGTCGGACGCGCGCTGGAGACCGTGCTGAACCCGCGCCTGAAGGGACAGCACTCATGA
- a CDS encoding ABC transporter permease, which yields MTEALSSLDKTSALVDPDERRGGTGTARFVLSKIGGALASLALVVVLGFFLFRTLPGDPVRFMVRDRPTDPKMMAELRAQMGVDKPLLQQFWDYVVGLLQGTMGDSYLQRRPVVDMIGERLWPTILLVGSATVLAVALGLWLGVRAGWRRGSRFDKVQTGIALTLWSVPQFWLGLMLLVATNGLFPSRGMHSPDVEPGFFSEGLDVLHHLVLPCVTLLVVFYAQYMLVMRSSLISEMNSDYLTTARAKGLRDDLVRKRHAVPNALLPTVTLVFMQFGMVVSGAVSVEAVFSWPGLGQLLYEALRGPDLPVLQGVFVTLAGAVVLMNLLAELLYRVLDPRVRTA from the coding sequence TTGACCGAAGCACTCAGTTCCCTCGACAAGACCTCGGCGCTCGTCGATCCCGACGAGCGCCGGGGTGGGACCGGCACCGCCCGGTTCGTGCTCTCCAAGATCGGCGGCGCGCTGGCGAGCCTGGCGCTCGTCGTCGTGCTGGGGTTCTTCCTGTTCCGGACGCTGCCCGGCGACCCCGTGCGGTTCATGGTCCGCGACCGGCCGACCGATCCGAAGATGATGGCCGAACTGCGCGCGCAGATGGGCGTGGACAAACCTCTGCTGCAGCAGTTCTGGGACTACGTCGTCGGCCTGCTTCAAGGCACCATGGGCGATTCGTACCTGCAACGGCGTCCGGTCGTCGACATGATCGGCGAACGGTTGTGGCCGACGATCCTGCTGGTCGGCAGCGCGACCGTGCTCGCGGTCGCGCTCGGTCTGTGGCTCGGCGTCCGCGCGGGCTGGCGCCGGGGCAGCCGATTCGACAAGGTCCAGACCGGGATCGCCTTGACGCTGTGGTCGGTACCGCAGTTCTGGCTGGGGCTCATGCTGCTGGTGGCCACCAACGGCCTCTTTCCCAGCCGTGGCATGCACTCTCCGGACGTCGAGCCGGGCTTCTTCAGTGAAGGGCTCGACGTTCTTCACCATCTGGTACTGCCGTGCGTGACCCTTCTGGTGGTGTTCTACGCCCAGTACATGCTGGTCATGCGGTCGTCGCTGATCAGCGAGATGAACTCGGATTACCTCACCACGGCTCGGGCCAAGGGACTGCGGGACGACCTCGTCCGCAAGCGGCACGCCGTGCCCAACGCCCTGCTCCCGACGGTGACGCTGGTCTTCATGCAGTTCGGCATGGTCGTCTCGGGCGCGGTCTCGGTCGAGGCCGTGTTCAGCTGGCCGGGGCTCGGGCAGCTGCTCTACGAAGCGCTCCGCGGACCTGATCTGCCTGTGCTGCAAGGAGTCTTCGTCACCCTCGCCGGCGCGGTGGTGCTGATGAACCTGCTCGCGGAGTTGCTCTACCGCGTGCTCGACCCCAGGGTGCGGACGGCATGA